A section of the Mesorhizobium loti genome encodes:
- a CDS encoding response regulator transcription factor has protein sequence MKILVIEDDREAADYLQKAFAEAGHTAHVAGDGETGFALADAGDYDVMVIDRMMPRRDGLSVIAGLRSRGNTTPVLILSALGEVDDRVTGLRAGGDDYLTKPYAFSELLARVEVLNRRASAKEAETVYRVGDLELDRLSHSVRRAAREITLQPREFRLLEYLMRHAGQVVTRTMLLENVWDYHFDPQTNVIDVHVSRLRGKIEKGFDKPILHTVRGAGYMLKGG, from the coding sequence ATGAAGATTCTCGTCATAGAAGATGATCGCGAGGCCGCGGATTATCTGCAGAAAGCCTTCGCCGAGGCCGGTCATACCGCCCATGTCGCCGGCGACGGCGAAACCGGTTTCGCGCTTGCCGATGCCGGTGACTATGACGTGATGGTCATCGATCGGATGATGCCGCGTCGCGACGGCCTGTCGGTCATTGCCGGTCTTCGCTCCCGGGGCAACACCACGCCGGTGCTGATCCTGTCGGCGCTGGGCGAGGTCGATGACCGGGTCACCGGGCTGCGCGCCGGTGGCGACGATTATCTGACCAAGCCCTATGCATTCTCCGAGCTTTTGGCCCGCGTCGAGGTGTTGAACCGGCGCGCCAGCGCCAAGGAGGCCGAAACCGTCTACCGGGTTGGCGACCTCGAACTCGACAGGCTGTCGCATTCGGTACGCCGTGCGGCGCGCGAGATCACGCTGCAGCCGCGCGAATTCCGCTTGCTGGAATATCTGATGCGCCATGCCGGCCAGGTGGTGACGCGCACCATGCTGCTCGAGAATGTCTGGGACTATCATTTCGACCCGCAGACCAATGTCATCGACGTCCATGTCTCGCGGCTGCGCGGCAAGATTGAAAAAGGCTTCGACAAGCCGATCCTGCATACGGTTCGCGGCGCCGGCTACATGCTGAAGGGCGGCTAG
- a CDS encoding sensor histidine kinase, with protein MALSVPAIMRTTAARLSALYLLLFALCAVLLVFYMTSLSARMLTSQTQETINDEVLGLARAYQRGGLPVLVRVVEARSRQPGANLYLIADANGQILTGNVQSLEPGVIDTEGWTTEPFSYKRFGEGELDRLRSGTTDQATPPATGDNAAQQTEGAQGHNAIALVLRLPNQMIMLVGRDLGEPERFRAVIRRALTLALGMMGLGGLLIWFFVGRAALKRIDSVSEASRRIMGGDLSGRLPVTGAGDEFDRLSENLNSMLARIATLNEGLKQVSDNIAHDLKTPLTRLRNRAEATLSGKHKPADYRQALEGTIAESDQLIKTFNAILMISRLEAGYSSEHTTRVDLAAAVRDVVELYEPVAEEAGVSLEAETNGAFLVDGNRELIGQALSNIVDNAIKYSSDSTSRPAVRVTLERTHGEIRLCVADNGQGIPDDADRARATERFVRLEKSRSQPGSGLGLSLAKAVMTFHYGRLDLLPGNPGLSVVMSFPAREDH; from the coding sequence ATGGCGCTTTCCGTGCCCGCCATCATGAGGACGACGGCAGCGCGGCTCTCGGCGCTCTACCTTCTGCTCTTCGCGCTCTGCGCCGTGCTGCTTGTCTTCTACATGACCTCGCTGTCGGCGCGCATGCTGACGTCGCAGACACAGGAGACCATCAACGACGAAGTGCTCGGTCTTGCCCGGGCCTATCAGCGCGGTGGCCTGCCGGTTCTGGTCAGGGTGGTGGAGGCCCGATCGCGCCAGCCAGGCGCCAATCTCTATCTGATCGCCGACGCCAATGGCCAGATCCTGACCGGCAACGTGCAGAGCCTCGAACCGGGGGTGATCGACACCGAGGGCTGGACGACCGAGCCGTTCTCCTACAAACGCTTTGGAGAAGGCGAGCTTGACCGCCTGCGCAGCGGAACGACCGACCAGGCGACCCCTCCCGCAACTGGTGACAACGCGGCGCAGCAGACCGAAGGCGCGCAGGGCCACAACGCCATTGCACTGGTGCTGCGGCTGCCCAACCAGATGATCATGCTGGTCGGCCGCGACCTTGGCGAACCGGAACGTTTCCGCGCCGTCATCCGCCGTGCGCTGACGCTTGCGCTTGGCATGATGGGCCTGGGCGGCCTCCTGATCTGGTTCTTTGTCGGCCGAGCCGCGCTCAAGCGAATCGACAGCGTTTCGGAGGCCAGCCGCCGCATCATGGGCGGTGACCTGTCGGGCCGGCTGCCGGTGACCGGCGCCGGTGATGAGTTCGACCGGCTTTCGGAAAACCTCAACTCCATGCTGGCCAGGATCGCGACGCTCAACGAAGGCCTGAAGCAGGTTTCCGACAACATCGCGCATGACCTGAAGACGCCGCTGACCCGGCTGCGCAACCGGGCCGAAGCGACGCTTTCCGGCAAGCACAAGCCCGCCGATTATCGCCAGGCGCTGGAAGGCACCATCGCCGAGTCCGACCAACTGATAAAGACCTTCAACGCCATCCTGATGATCTCCCGTCTGGAGGCAGGATATTCGTCCGAACACACCACCCGTGTCGATCTGGCGGCGGCGGTTCGTGATGTCGTCGAACTCTATGAGCCGGTGGCGGAAGAAGCTGGCGTTTCGCTCGAAGCCGAGACGAACGGCGCTTTTCTCGTCGACGGCAACCGCGAGTTGATCGGCCAGGCATTGTCCAACATCGTCGATAACGCCATCAAATATTCGTCGGATTCCACCTCCAGGCCGGCGGTTCGTGTGACGCTCGAGCGGACGCATGGCGAGATCAGGCTTTGTGTCGCAGATAACGGCCAGGGCATTCCGGACGATGCCGATCGCGCCCGGGCGACCGAACGTTTCGTGCGGCTGGAGAAGAGCCGTTCGCAGCCCGGTTCCGGACTTGGCCTCAGCCTTGCCAAGGCGGTCATGACTTTCCATTACGGGCGGCTTGATCTCCTGCCTGGCAATCCAGGACTATCCGTGGTCATGAGTTTCCCCGCACGGGAGGATCACTGA
- a CDS encoding bifunctional [glutamine synthetase] adenylyltransferase/[glutamine synthetase]-adenylyl-L-tyrosine phosphorylase — protein sequence MAAVAKRTVTGWLLKPAVRLAPLDDGQARQELADIVAAAREEGLTRLAKFLTAEGEGQDFLAAAFDLSPFLRDTARRRPQILDALFDQPVEARLKAITDAIDQAPLAETVSESSLMMELRQCKAEAHFLIALADLAGEAETSLTVRRLSDLADACTRAAVDFLLRDAHGQGKLRLPDLDNPSRQSGWILLGMGKLGAHELNFSSDIDLVVFFDPEAPALVDPLDATELFSRLTRRLVRILQDRTEHGYVFRTDLRLRPDPGSTPLAIPVEAALRYYEARGQNWERAAMIKARPVAGDLAAGAAFLKELQPYIWRKYMDYAAIADVHSIKRQIHAHKGHGEIAVKGHNVKLGRGGIREIEFFVQTQQLIAGGRFPELRGRETVPMLGQLAARGWITADARDALASQYWFLRRVEHAIQMVADEQTHTLPEDDEGLERIAHMLGFADAAAFSLAFRASLQQVERHYAALFETAPELSAGIGNLVFTGDVDDPDTLQTLHGLGFQRPSDICRVIRGWHFGRYRVTQSAEARERLTELTPALLKAFGQTRRADEALIRFDEFLAGLPAGIQLFSLLQSNPALLKLMATIMGAAPRLAAIITRRPHVFDGLLDPALLSELPDRAYLSARLSAFLEGDRVYEEVLDRLRIFASEQKFLIGVRLLAGSIDPARAGRAFSDLADLTIEAALQAVTAEFSARHGTIAGGVVSLLGMGKLGSRELTAGSDVDLILLYDHDANAEDSDGDKPLAPSHYYTRMTQRLISAVSAPTAEGVLYELDLRLRPSGNKGPVATHIDAFKKYQRQEAWTWEHMALSRARAIGGDAGLCAEVEAEVAAVLGQPRDAAKVKTEAADMRSMIEKEKPARDLWDIKLIPGGLIDLEFIAQVAVITGQVEAGPRFTGTAEILSRLAPGFADAGVRQELGAAFALYLALTQMTRLCLTGPFERDDVPPGLSDLLLAVTDLPDFGVLEAHLKETSQQVRKDFDLLLRAGRP from the coding sequence ATGGCTGCGGTCGCGAAACGGACGGTCACGGGCTGGCTGCTGAAGCCGGCGGTTAGGCTTGCCCCTCTCGATGATGGCCAGGCGCGACAGGAATTGGCCGACATTGTCGCGGCGGCACGCGAAGAAGGGCTGACAAGGCTGGCCAAATTCCTGACCGCCGAGGGGGAGGGCCAGGATTTCCTGGCTGCTGCCTTCGACCTCTCGCCGTTTTTGCGCGATACGGCGCGTCGCCGGCCGCAGATCCTGGATGCTCTTTTCGACCAGCCGGTCGAGGCCCGCCTGAAAGCGATCACCGACGCGATCGACCAGGCGCCACTGGCCGAGACAGTTTCCGAATCCAGCCTGATGATGGAACTGCGCCAGTGCAAGGCCGAGGCGCATTTCCTGATCGCGCTGGCCGATCTCGCCGGGGAGGCGGAAACGTCGCTGACGGTGCGGCGGCTGAGTGATCTTGCCGACGCATGCACCCGTGCGGCCGTCGATTTCCTGCTGCGCGACGCGCACGGCCAGGGCAAGCTCAGACTGCCTGATCTGGACAACCCCTCGCGGCAATCGGGTTGGATCCTGCTCGGCATGGGCAAGCTCGGCGCGCATGAGCTGAATTTCTCCTCCGACATCGATCTTGTCGTTTTCTTCGATCCGGAAGCGCCCGCCCTCGTCGATCCTCTCGACGCCACCGAGCTGTTTTCGCGGCTGACGCGACGGCTGGTGCGCATCCTGCAGGACCGCACCGAACACGGCTATGTCTTCCGAACCGATCTGAGGCTGCGCCCCGATCCCGGTTCGACCCCACTGGCGATCCCGGTCGAAGCCGCGCTGCGCTACTACGAAGCGCGTGGCCAGAACTGGGAACGCGCGGCGATGATCAAGGCGCGTCCGGTGGCCGGCGATCTGGCCGCGGGCGCCGCCTTTCTCAAGGAACTGCAGCCCTACATCTGGCGCAAATACATGGACTACGCGGCGATTGCCGATGTCCACTCGATCAAGCGCCAGATCCATGCTCACAAAGGGCACGGCGAGATCGCGGTGAAGGGACACAACGTCAAGCTCGGCCGTGGTGGCATCCGCGAAATCGAGTTCTTCGTCCAGACCCAGCAACTCATCGCCGGCGGCCGCTTTCCGGAACTGCGCGGCCGCGAAACCGTGCCGATGCTCGGCCAGCTTGCCGCACGCGGCTGGATCACCGCCGATGCGCGTGATGCGCTCGCCAGCCAATACTGGTTCTTGCGCCGTGTCGAACACGCCATCCAGATGGTGGCCGACGAGCAGACGCATACACTGCCGGAAGACGATGAGGGACTTGAGCGGATCGCCCATATGCTGGGCTTTGCCGATGCGGCTGCCTTTTCCCTGGCGTTCCGCGCCTCGCTCCAGCAGGTCGAACGCCACTATGCGGCGCTGTTCGAAACGGCACCCGAGCTTTCGGCGGGTATCGGCAATTTGGTTTTCACCGGCGATGTCGACGACCCCGACACACTGCAGACCTTGCACGGTCTCGGCTTCCAGCGGCCGAGCGACATCTGCCGTGTCATCCGCGGTTGGCACTTCGGGCGCTACCGCGTCACCCAGTCGGCGGAGGCGCGCGAGCGGCTGACGGAATTGACGCCGGCCTTGCTCAAGGCCTTCGGCCAGACGCGCCGGGCGGACGAAGCCTTGATCCGTTTCGACGAATTCCTTGCCGGCCTGCCTGCGGGCATCCAGCTGTTCTCGCTGCTGCAGTCCAACCCGGCACTGCTCAAGCTGATGGCGACGATCATGGGTGCGGCGCCCCGGCTTGCGGCGATCATCACGCGCCGGCCGCATGTGTTCGACGGCCTGCTCGACCCCGCTCTTCTCAGCGAACTGCCTGACCGCGCCTATCTCTCGGCACGTCTTTCCGCCTTCCTCGAAGGTGACAGGGTCTATGAGGAGGTGCTCGACCGGTTGCGCATCTTTGCCTCGGAACAAAAGTTCCTGATCGGGGTGCGGCTGCTCGCCGGTTCAATCGATCCGGCCCGGGCCGGCCGCGCCTTTTCCGATCTCGCCGATCTCACCATCGAGGCTGCCCTGCAGGCGGTGACCGCCGAATTCTCGGCGCGCCACGGCACGATCGCGGGCGGTGTGGTTTCGCTGCTCGGCATGGGCAAGCTCGGCAGCCGCGAATTGACCGCGGGGTCGGATGTCGATCTCATCCTGCTCTACGACCATGACGCGAACGCCGAGGATTCCGACGGCGACAAGCCGCTGGCGCCTTCCCACTACTACACCCGAATGACGCAGCGGCTGATCTCGGCGGTATCGGCGCCGACGGCGGAAGGGGTGCTCTACGAACTCGACCTGCGGCTGCGGCCGTCCGGCAACAAGGGGCCGGTGGCCACCCATATCGATGCCTTCAAGAAATATCAGCGCCAGGAGGCCTGGACCTGGGAACACATGGCGCTGTCGCGGGCGCGCGCCATTGGCGGCGACGCCGGCCTGTGCGCCGAGGTCGAAGCGGAAGTTGCCGCCGTCCTTGGCCAGCCGCGCGACGCGGCGAAGGTTAAGACCGAGGCCGCGGATATGCGCTCCATGATCGAGAAGGAGAAGCCGGCGCGTGATCTCTGGGACATCAAGCTCATCCCCGGCGGGCTGATCGATCTCGAGTTCATCGCTCAGGTGGCTGTCATCACCGGGCAGGTCGAGGCCGGGCCGCGTTTCACCGGTACGGCCGAGATCTTGTCCCGCCTCGCGCCTGGCTTCGCCGATGCCGGCGTCAGGCAGGAGCTTGGTGCCGCCTTCGCACTTTATCTGGCGCTGACCCAGATGACCCGGCTTTGTCTCACCGGACCGTTCGAGCGCGACGACGTTCCTCCAGGGCTTTCGGATCTGCTGCTGGCGGTTACCGACCTGCCGGATTTCGGCGTGCTGGAAGCCCACCTCAAGGAAACGTCGCAACAGGTCAGGAAGGACTTTGACCTTTTGCTTCGTGCCGGACGACCGTGA